In Acipenser ruthenus chromosome 58, fAciRut3.2 maternal haplotype, whole genome shotgun sequence, a genomic segment contains:
- the LOC117967213 gene encoding zinc finger protein 391-like, which produces MDSVKMESVQIKEEFLELVPIRVEFSELASLPIKQELCEMQRDSSQPEVSEIKAEHHELESPQTGEPHPVKQEEVLEIIPIKREPPLVEFEHVEAGKEEWEDLKPNLPELEPVRLRECSVVLERICVREQGAGEEGSPDSTQGGSSPAAKVRAGGGNDTVCVKSFRKSRDLKRHQRTHTGEKPYPCTRCAKSFSHAGTLKAHQRVHDKVNCCSDCGKCFSRTDQLEIHRRNNTGEKPYRCSDCGKRFNNLGGLQEHRRVHTGEKPYRCSDCGKGFDRKHSLVSHQRIHTGEKP; this is translated from the exons ATGGACAGCGTGAAGATGgagtctgtccagattaaagaggaatTTCTTGAACtcgtccccattagagtggagttctctgagctggcttccctccccattaaacaggagctctgtgagatgcaacgtgacagcagccagccagaggtctctgagattaaagctgagcaccaTGAACTGGAGAGCCCCCAGACAGGAGAACCCcatcctgtgaaacaagaagaggtgctggaaatcaTCCCGATTAAACGGGAGCCCCCGTTAGTAGAGTTTGAGCATGTGGAAGCAGGGAAGGAAGAATGGGAGGACTTGAAACCAAAcctccctgagctggagcctgtgcgcctgcgggagtgtagcgtggtgctggagagaatctgcgtgagagagcaaggcgctggagaggaaggctctcccgacagcacgcaaggag gttccagtccagcagctaaagtgaGGGCGGGCGGTGGAAACGATACTGTCTGTGTGAAGAGTTTCAGAAAGTCAAGagacctgaaaagacaccagcgaactcacacaggagagaaaccgtatcccTGCACTCGCTGTGCGAAGAGTTTCAGTCACGCAGGcaccctgaaagcacaccagcgagtTCACGATAAAGTgaattgctgctctgactgtgggaagtgtttcAGTAGAACAGACCAACTTGAAATACACCGGCGAAataacacaggagagaaaccgtatcgctgctctgactgtgggaagagattcaatAATTTAGGAGGCTTGCAAGAACACCGgagagttcacacaggagagaaaccgtaccgctgctctgactgtgggaagggtTTCGATAGAAAACACagtcttgtttcacaccagcgaattcacacaggagagaaaccttaa